One window from the genome of Crassostrea angulata isolate pt1a10 chromosome 2, ASM2561291v2, whole genome shotgun sequence encodes:
- the LOC128173025 gene encoding uncharacterized protein LOC128173025: protein MPRQGKNKRPNVSCVQGHNESSSEGEEREWLNERVTEKENVRVNKNVSKKKRKQTERSDSDSSSDSDSGEDDDSELSESELFNPSQVLQNKGDLVKNLNSFFGQGPRTTDSSLGATITEGSSAKEGGATEEPPDLQHLQGKQRISKSG, encoded by the exons ATGCCAAGACAGGGCAAAAACAAACGACCAAACGTATCATGCGTACAGGGTCACAATGAGTCTTCTTCGGAAGGCGAAGAAAGAGAATGGCTCAACGAACGAGTTACTGAAAAAGAAAACGTACGAGTTAACAAGAATGTAAGTAAgaagaaacgtaaacaaaccgAGAGGTCAGATTCAGATTCTAGTTCAGATTCAGACAGTGGAGAAGATGATGACTCAGAGCTCTCCGAGTCAGAATTGTTTAATCCTTCTCAAGTTTTACAGAACAAAGGAG ATCTGGTGAAAAATCTCAACAGTTTTTTCGGACAGGGCCCTCGAACAACAGATTCCAGTTTGGGGGCCACAATTACAGAGGGCAGTTCAGCCAAAGAGGGAGGGGCTACAGAGGAGCCCCCTGATCTG